CCGCCGAATGTCGTCGAGACCGACCCGCGCACCTGGTTGCTGCTGGTCACCGAGCGACTGAGCTGGGCCGAGGCTCTGGAGGAGGGGCGAGTCGAAGCCTCGGGGAGCCGTGCGGACCTGTCCTCCTGGCTGCCTCTGCTCAGGTTTTCCTGATCGACCGGCGCGGCGGCCGTGGTGTGGCGCCTCCTCGTTTCCGGTGGCCGGGTGGCACAGCGCGGAGCGTGAGCCGTCCCACCCCTCCAGGTGGACGGGATACCCAGGGCTGCCGTTTATACTGAGGTGTAACTTGAGACTCCGTCCTCAGGGAGTTTTTCGGTGGTCACCGACCCGCCAGAACCGGGAAATACCGGCACGGCCGCTGCGGCCGATCCGACCGAGCAGGACACGCCACGCGAGGAATGCGGCGTTTTCGGGGTGTGGGCCCCCGGCGAGGAAGTCGCGAAAATGACTTTCTACGGCCTGTTCGCCCTGCAACACCGCGGCCAGGAAGCCGCGGGCATCTCCGTCGGCGACGGTTCGCAGGTACTGGTCTACAAGGACCTCGGCCTGGTCAGCCAGGTCTTCGACGAGCAGGTGCTGAACTCGCTGCGCGGTAGCGTCGCCGTCGGCCACGCCCGCTACTCCACCACCGGGGGAGGCACCTGGGAGAACGCCCAGCCGACCTTCCGCCCCACGGCATCGGGTGGCGGCTTGGCGCTCGGCCACAACGGCAACCTGGTCAACACCGCCGAGCTACAGGAGCGTGTGCTGGCCGAAGGCGCCGACGCCGTGTCGCAGAACACCTCCTCGCCCGCCAATGGCTGCGACCGAGCCACCACCGACTCCGACCTGGTGTGCGGGCTGCTGGCCAAGCACGCCGCCGACAAGGGCATCGAGCAGGCGGCGCTGGAGCTGCTGCCCACCGTGCAAGGCGCGTACTCGATGGTTTTCTCCGATGAGTCCACCCTCTACGCCGCACGGGATCCGCACGGAGTGCGGCCACTGGTGCTCGGCCGTCTCGAACGCGGTTGGGTGGTGGCCAGCGAGACCGCCGCACTGGACATCGTCGGTGCGTCCTTCGTTCGGGAAGTCGAGCCGGGTGAGCTCCTCGCCATCGACTCCGGCGGGCTGCGCTCGTCGCGTTTCGCGCACCCGAACCCGAAGGGCTGCATCTTCGAGTACGTCTATCTCGCTCGTCCCGACACCACCATCGCCGGCCGTTCGGTGCACAGCACGCGAGTGGACATCGGCCGCAGGCTGGCCGGTGAATACCCCGCCGAGGCCGACCTGGTGATCCCGGTGCCGGAGTCGGGCACTCCCGCGGCGATCGGCTATGCCCAGGAATCCGGGATTCCCTATGGCAACGGTCTGATGAAGAACGCCTACGTGGGGCGCACCTTCATCGAGCCCTCCCAAACCATTCGCCAGCTCGGTATCCGGCTGAAGCTGAACCCGCTGCGCGAGGTCATCCGGGGCAAACGCCTGGTCGTGGTCGATGACTCCATCGTGCGCGGCAACACCCAGCGCGCACTGGTGCGGATGCTGCGCGAGGCGGGGGCGCTGGAGGTGCACGTGCGGATCGCTTCACCGCCGGTGCGTTGGCCGTGTTACTACGGGATCGACTTCGCCTTCCGGGCGGAGCTGATCGCCAATGGCCTCGACATGGACGGGGTGCGGCATTCGATCGGCGCGGACTCGCTCGGCTACATCTCGCTCGACAGCCTGATCGCCGCGTCCGAGCAACCTCGCAACAGGGTGTGCGCAGCCTGTTTCGACGGGCGGTATCCGATTCCGGTCCCCGGTGAGGAGCAGCTCGGCAAGTACCTGCTCGAAAACCCGGGCGAGGACGTCGAGAGCGGTGCCTCCGGTCCCGCCGAACCTGTTTCCCCCAGCGGATACGGTGCCGAGGATGCCGTCCGCCGTCCCTGAGGCCCGGCCGTGTCGCCTCTCCGGAGGAGACCGGTCACCGGCCTTGCTCGTAACCCCAAGGATCCCTCCTCGAGCGTAGTGTGGTCCGTGCCACACGAGCACAAAGGAGTACGGATCGCCATCCTCGCATCAGATGTGGAGCCAGTCGTGTCCGAAGACCTGCTTGCAGGGTCGAGTGCCAACGCCGACCAGACCGAGCAGTCACCGTCGACCTATGCCGAGACCGGGGTCAGTATCGAGGCGGGCGACGAAGCCGTGGACCGGATGCGCCCGTGGGCGCAGCGGGCCACCCGACCCGAGGTGCTCGGTTCGCTGGGAGGGTTCGCCGGATTGTTCCAGCTCAAGCTGGACCGGTGGTCGGAACCGGTGCTCGCCTCGTCCACCGATGGGGTGGGTACCAAGATCGCGGTTGCACAGGCACTCGATGTGCACGACACGGTGGGCATCGACCTGGTTGCCATGGTGGTCGACGATCTCGTCGTCTGTGGCGCCGAGCCGCTGTTCCTGCAGGACTACATCGCTACCGGCCAGGTCGTGCCGGAGCGCATCTCCAGCCTGGTCAAAGGGGTTTCCGATGGGTGTGTCCAGGCGGGTTGTGCACTGCTGGGCGGAGAGACCGCCGAACATCCGGGCATGATGGCCGAGGGAGAGTACGACATCTCGGCCACCGGGGTCGGTGTGGTCGAGGCGGACGCGATGCTCGGCCCGGACAAGGTTCGCCCCGGCGACATCGTGATCGGCATGGGATCCACGGGTCTGCACTCCAACGGCTACTCACTTGCGCGGCACGTACTGCTCGATGTCGCGAAGATGCCGCTGTCCGGGCACGTCGAGGAATTCGGCCGCACGCTCGGTGAGGAAATGCTGGAGCCCACGCGCATCTACGCCAAGGACTGTCTGGCGCTGGCCGCCGAAGCCGAGGTGCGCACGTTCGCGCACGTCACCGGTGGCGGGTTGGCGGGCAACCTGGAACGCGTCATCCCGCAAGGCCTCACGGCCGTGCTCGACCGCGCGACCTGGACACCGGAACCGGTGTTTCAGTTGATCGCCCAGCGCGGCCGGGTCGCGACCGCCGAGATGGAACGCACCTTCAACATGGGTGTCGGTATGGTCGCGGTGGTCACGGCCGAGGATGTCGACCGTGCCCTCGCGGTGCTCACGGCCCGCCACGTTCCCGCGTGGGTGTTGGGTGAAGTCGCCAAGCAGCCCACGGTGGAGGACGCCGAGGAGGACCAGCGCGTCGTTCTCCGCGGAAACCACCCGAGGTTCTGAGAGTGGGGATCTTCTCCCACTGACCGCATCCGGGTAGAGCAGCATGCACGGGTGGCGCCTCCGGCTTTTCCGGAAGCGCCACCCGCACGTTGATCGGATATCGCTGTATGTGCGGCCCGGAGACGCGCGCTATTGCCGCACGCCTTCCCGGGCCGTCACGGTGACCATTCAGCTCGTCAACTCACCCGCTGACTCCGCCGGGTTTGGCCACGGCGACATCCGGCAGCACAGATGACCGAGTGAGCGTTTCTCGTGCGCTCACTCGGCCCACTGTTCGTTCACTGCCGGTGGTCGTCGTACCCGTCGTCGTCGTATGGGTCGTCGCGGTCCTGTTCATACCACTCGCCCTTGACGTCCGAGGAGAGCTCGCGCTCCAGTGCCTCGACGTCCATGTTGGGGGAGTTGTACTTAAGCTCGCGGGCCACCTTCGTCTGCTTGGCCTTAGCCCGGCCGCGCCCCATGGCTCGACCCCCTCGCGCAGGGTTGCGGGGCGGCCAGGGGAACGGCGGCCCCGCATGATCTCGACAACTTTTCCTATAACCACCGTACCGTGCCGATGCGGTTCTATGCGACGTGGTATCGATAGCGACTGCGTGTCGTGGGGTGACGTTGGCCCCACATCATGTCGCGCGGCCGCGGGAGGGTGCACACACCATGCTGTCGGGGGGCTGTGTACGGGTAGCGCGGCCCACGTCCCGAGAACATGGCACCATGCTCGCTGTGCCTGAGCCGTTCGTCGCCTACATGAGGGTGTACGAGCCCTTGTCGTCTTTCGAATCCCCCACACGTGAGCAACTGGCCGAGGCATTGGACCGCGGTCCGGTCGATCCGGTCGAAGTGGGAAACCGTGAGCAGGGCTTGTGGTTGCGTACACAGGTGTCCACCCGTCCGCGTCTGTTTCCCGGCGAGGCAGTCGGTGAAGACAGCCCGGAGCAGGAAGGAGTGCTCGTCCTGAACCCGGAGGACGTTCCCACCGGCCCGGCTGCCTCCGTCGGACCGGGGCCGCTCGTGTGCCCGCTCGATCTGCGCGGCAGATCGGCGGCGGCACTGGTCGGCTTCATCGGGGCTGCCGAGGTGCCGTTGCGGGCGGCTGCCCTGACCGTTCCGGAGGAGACCGCGAAGTCGCAGGCTTCGGCGGTGGTCAGCGAACTCTCGGACAGCGCGGTGCATGTGCTCTCGTCGACCTGGACCGTGCCGCTGCCATGGTTCGTCGTGATCGACCCGGAGCAGCGCCGGATTCGGTCGAACTCCACGGGGCGCATCGAGCGTGTGTCCTGGCAGGCTCCGATGGCCGACGCGCGCCGTCGCGTGGCCCGCGCGCACACGGTCACGCGGGAGACGCTCGGCGAGGAGGGCCCGCCCAAGATTCTCCGGGAGACGGGACGCTGGCTGGAGCGGTTCCATCCGCATTCGGCGGTGGAACTCGACTACGGCGGCCTGGTGCAGATGATGGACAACGATGATCTGGAAGCCGACACTTCGGCCGACGACGTGCACGCGATCGTGGACGCGATGGAGGAAGGTCGAACGACCGAGGTCGGTGAGCGGTATGAGGCCCTGCGGGATTTCTGGTCCGAGTGTGCCGCCCACGAGCGCTACAACTGAGCGCCCACGGCTGCTGAACTCGAGCATCGGAGCGGACACACCGCGTTGTACCCATCCGAGTGCTGACTCTCCGATGCGAACACACGATGGGGTGAGGATTTGTGCAGTTTCGCGCGAAACTGCACATCACCCGCTACCTAGGGTGGTGTGGGAACCACTCCATGGTGTAGTCGGCTCAGCCGAAGACCCCTGACAGCAGGCGCACCGTGCCGACGGGCTTGCCGCCGCCGAACAGTGGCTCCTCGGCGAGTGCGGCGAGTTCCTCGCTGTCCACCTCCCCGGCGTCGGCCCGACCGAGGGCCCGGAGAGCACCGATCGCGACCGGCACGCGTGCCCGCGCCGCACCATCGGAGATTTTCATCGCGATCGCGTGCCCATCCGGCAACGCCATCGCGAGAACCCCTTCCGCCCCCGACTTCGACAGCAGTCCCGGTACCGCCTGCATCAGGCGGGTGTCCTCCCGTCCGGTGCCTGCGACCAGCCACGGGTGCGTGCGCATGGCATCGGCCACCCGCCGCTGTGGGTGTCCGGCCGTCACGAGATTCGTGAACGACCGTGCGAGGCCGGTCAGCGACATCGCGAGCAGCGGAGCGCCGCAGCCGTCGACGCTGGTGGCCGCGATCGGCTCGCCCGCGAGCCCGGCGATCGTACCGTGCAGAGTGACCTGCAGCGGGTGTTTCGCGTCGAGGTAGTCCTCGGTGGTCCAGCCGCGTTGTACACAGGTTGCCAGCATCGCCGCATGCTTGCCGGAGCAATTCATCGTGATGCGCTGCTTGCCGGACCGCTCGGCGGCTCGTTCGTCCCGGTCGGCCTCCCGAAGCGGCCAGTCCGCCGGGCATTGCAGAGCGTCCTCGGCAAGATCGTGGCGATCGAGGAGCTCGCGGATCCGGAACAGATGTGCCGGTTCCCCGTTGTGGGAGGCGGCCGCCATCGCCAGATCCGCATCATCCGGCAGGTCGAGGCCCGCCCGTAGCATCCCGGCGACCTGCGCCGGCTTGTTCGACGAGCGTGGAAACATCGGGGTGGTCACGTCACCGGCGGAGTGCAGGACCGATCCATCCGGCCCGAGCACGACCACGGAGCCGTGGTGCACACCCTCACGAAGATCTCCCCGGATCAGCTCCACGAGGGGAACCGAACCTGCGGAGGCCGAACCTGCGGGACCCGGGTCCGTCGGAGCGGTCACTGCCGGTCCCGTTCTGCCGCCAGCAACTCGTCCACCGAAGCCGCTCCTTCCCGGTACCGGCGTGCGATCTCCGCATCGAGCCGATCCATCACCGCCTGCACCTCACGACGTCGCTGCGAGACCGAATCCTCTTCGGCGGTGTAGGCGCGCAGCGCTTCGTCCAGTTTGTCGGCCGACAACGACATCACATCGGAGAGGTCGACGTCGGACACGAGTGCCTCCGCATGTCTGCGGTGCGCTTCGGCGCGGGAGGGCTCGGTCGTCTGATATCGGCCGGAACCGGTCGCGGGACCGACAGCATTGTCGGACAGGATCGCCACCAGCTCCTCCACGAC
This Haloactinomyces albus DNA region includes the following protein-coding sequences:
- the purF gene encoding amidophosphoribosyltransferase; the protein is MVTDPPEPGNTGTAAAADPTEQDTPREECGVFGVWAPGEEVAKMTFYGLFALQHRGQEAAGISVGDGSQVLVYKDLGLVSQVFDEQVLNSLRGSVAVGHARYSTTGGGTWENAQPTFRPTASGGGLALGHNGNLVNTAELQERVLAEGADAVSQNTSSPANGCDRATTDSDLVCGLLAKHAADKGIEQAALELLPTVQGAYSMVFSDESTLYAARDPHGVRPLVLGRLERGWVVASETAALDIVGASFVREVEPGELLAIDSGGLRSSRFAHPNPKGCIFEYVYLARPDTTIAGRSVHSTRVDIGRRLAGEYPAEADLVIPVPESGTPAAIGYAQESGIPYGNGLMKNAYVGRTFIEPSQTIRQLGIRLKLNPLREVIRGKRLVVVDDSIVRGNTQRALVRMLREAGALEVHVRIASPPVRWPCYYGIDFAFRAELIANGLDMDGVRHSIGADSLGYISLDSLIAASEQPRNRVCAACFDGRYPIPVPGEEQLGKYLLENPGEDVESGASGPAEPVSPSGYGAEDAVRRP
- the purM gene encoding phosphoribosylformylglycinamidine cyclo-ligase, whose amino-acid sequence is MSEDLLAGSSANADQTEQSPSTYAETGVSIEAGDEAVDRMRPWAQRATRPEVLGSLGGFAGLFQLKLDRWSEPVLASSTDGVGTKIAVAQALDVHDTVGIDLVAMVVDDLVVCGAEPLFLQDYIATGQVVPERISSLVKGVSDGCVQAGCALLGGETAEHPGMMAEGEYDISATGVGVVEADAMLGPDKVRPGDIVIGMGSTGLHSNGYSLARHVLLDVAKMPLSGHVEEFGRTLGEEMLEPTRIYAKDCLALAAEAEVRTFAHVTGGGLAGNLERVIPQGLTAVLDRATWTPEPVFQLIAQRGRVATAEMERTFNMGVGMVAVVTAEDVDRALAVLTARHVPAWVLGEVAKQPTVEDAEEDQRVVLRGNHPRF
- a CDS encoding DUF3073 domain-containing protein, with the translated sequence MGRGRAKAKQTKVARELKYNSPNMDVEALERELSSDVKGEWYEQDRDDPYDDDGYDDHRQ
- a CDS encoding asparaginase encodes the protein MTAPTDPGPAGSASAGSVPLVELIRGDLREGVHHGSVVVLGPDGSVLHSAGDVTTPMFPRSSNKPAQVAGMLRAGLDLPDDADLAMAAASHNGEPAHLFRIRELLDRHDLAEDALQCPADWPLREADRDERAAERSGKQRITMNCSGKHAAMLATCVQRGWTTEDYLDAKHPLQVTLHGTIAGLAGEPIAATSVDGCGAPLLAMSLTGLARSFTNLVTAGHPQRRVADAMRTHPWLVAGTGREDTRLMQAVPGLLSKSGAEGVLAMALPDGHAIAMKISDGAARARVPVAIGALRALGRADAGEVDSEELAALAEEPLFGGGKPVGTVRLLSGVFG
- a CDS encoding RsiG family protein, which gives rise to MIEVRPGGRRRIDRVLSPDYTSEIERYELDEVRGLRDEARQEETDLSYLRRILHARIDIVRAEQRRRTEDGSATVVEELVAILSDNAVGPATGSGRYQTTEPSRAEAHRRHAEALVSDVDLSDVMSLSADKLDEALRAYTAEEDSVSQRRREVQAVMDRLDAEIARRYREGAASVDELLAAERDRQ